A region from the Desulfoglaeba alkanexedens ALDC genome encodes:
- a CDS encoding ferritin family protein — MALSREELLDMFCQALDIKEKKKKLYEEAMQGCSDQVGRETLGLLMNAEIEHIRYLQEMYEDLKKGSDWSNACRYIPAEEQALKALYKRIKVVQPDLAGACSDEVMALDTGVQLEEACIRLFEEKRKASEDPEQRAFFERLAAEDREHRAVLEDLKYYYSDPQGWYMEKSGARLDGAGPFA; from the coding sequence ATGGCTCTTTCCCGTGAGGAACTCCTGGATATGTTCTGCCAGGCTCTGGACATCAAGGAAAAGAAGAAGAAACTCTATGAAGAAGCGATGCAAGGCTGTTCCGATCAGGTCGGCCGGGAAACTCTCGGCCTGCTCATGAACGCCGAGATTGAACATATCCGCTATCTCCAGGAAATGTACGAAGATCTGAAGAAAGGTTCCGATTGGTCGAATGCCTGCCGCTACATTCCGGCCGAGGAACAGGCGCTGAAAGCGCTCTACAAGCGTATCAAGGTGGTTCAACCCGACCTGGCCGGAGCTTGCTCCGACGAGGTGATGGCGCTGGATACCGGGGTGCAGTTGGAAGAAGCGTGCATTCGCCTGTTTGAGGAAAAGCGGAAGGCGTCTGAAGATCCGGAACAGAGGGCGTTTTTCGAACGGCTCGCCGCAGAAGATCGAGAGCACCGGGCGGTCCTCGAAGACCTCAAGTACTATTACTCCGACCCGCAGGGGTGGTACATGGAAAAGAGCGGCGCGAGGCTCGATGGCGCCGGACCTTTTGCCTGA
- a CDS encoding ferritin, which produces MLSDRMEKALNDQVNAEFYSSYLYLSMAAYFNEVNLTGFARWMEVQALEELTHAMKFYKFINERGGRVALAAIKNPKTAWSSPLEAFEDAFKHEQMVTGLINDLVDLAIAEKDHASNHFLQWFVAEQVEEEASANEIVQKIKLMGEAQGGLFMLDRELGQRIFTLPPGSTLVAAAAN; this is translated from the coding sequence ATGCTGAGCGATCGAATGGAAAAGGCTCTGAACGATCAAGTGAATGCAGAATTCTATTCCTCCTACCTCTACCTTTCCATGGCCGCCTACTTCAACGAAGTGAACCTCACGGGCTTCGCGCGCTGGATGGAGGTGCAAGCCCTGGAAGAGCTCACCCATGCGATGAAGTTTTACAAATTTATCAACGAACGCGGCGGGCGGGTGGCGCTGGCCGCGATCAAGAACCCGAAGACCGCCTGGTCTTCTCCGCTCGAAGCGTTTGAGGATGCTTTCAAGCACGAACAGATGGTGACGGGTCTCATCAACGATCTGGTGGATCTGGCCATTGCAGAAAAGGACCACGCCAGCAACCATTTTCTCCAGTGGTTTGTGGCCGAGCAGGTGGAAGAGGAAGCCAGCGCCAATGAAATCGTCCAGAAGATCAAGCTGATGGGCGAGGCGCAAGGGGGGCTCTTCATGCTGGATCGGGAACTGGGCCAGCGCATCTTTACCTTACCTCCCGGCAGTACGCTCGTGGCCGCCGCGGCCAACTGA
- a CDS encoding desulfoferrodoxin, with the protein MRQRFEVYKCDVCGNIVEVLFGGEGELVCCGEAMKLLKANTVDAAKEKHVPVVEKISDGYRVKVGSVAHPMEEKHYIQWIELMADGISYFKFLKPGDKPEADFCVKAEKVTAREYCNLHGLWKG; encoded by the coding sequence ATGAGGCAAAGGTTTGAGGTTTACAAATGCGACGTATGTGGAAACATCGTGGAAGTCCTTTTCGGCGGCGAGGGGGAACTGGTGTGCTGCGGTGAAGCCATGAAGCTTCTCAAGGCAAACACGGTGGATGCGGCCAAGGAAAAGCACGTGCCGGTGGTGGAAAAGATCTCCGACGGCTACAGGGTGAAGGTGGGCTCTGTGGCGCATCCTATGGAGGAGAAACACTACATCCAGTGGATCGAACTCATGGCCGACGGTATTTCTTATTTCAAGTTTCTCAAGCCGGGGGATAAGCCCGAAGCGGACTTCTGCGTAAAGGCCGAAAAGGTCACCGCCCGGGAATACTGCAATCTCCACGGGCTCTGGAAAGGGTAA
- the tpx gene encoding thiol peroxidase: MAERHGAVTMKGAPLTLVGNEVKEGEAAPDFEALSNDLQPVTLSSYRGKVIVLSSVPSLDTPVCDMETRRFNQEAANLGDDVAILTISMDLPFAQKRWCGAAGVTRVTTLSDHRDAAFGMAYGVLIKELRLLARAVFVVDREGVVRHVQLVKEIASEPDYESVLKAVKACL; encoded by the coding sequence ATGGCAGAGCGGCACGGTGCGGTGACGATGAAGGGAGCGCCTCTCACGTTGGTGGGAAATGAAGTGAAGGAAGGCGAGGCGGCTCCGGACTTTGAAGCCCTTTCAAATGACCTCCAACCCGTAACACTCTCCTCGTACCGAGGCAAGGTGATCGTTCTGAGCTCGGTACCCTCTCTCGACACGCCGGTTTGTGACATGGAGACCCGGCGCTTCAACCAAGAAGCGGCCAACTTGGGCGATGACGTGGCGATTCTCACCATAAGCATGGATCTCCCATTCGCCCAGAAGCGCTGGTGCGGTGCCGCCGGGGTAACGCGAGTCACGACGCTTTCGGATCACCGAGATGCGGCCTTCGGCATGGCCTACGGAGTGCTGATCAAGGAACTCCGGCTGTTGGCCCGGGCCGTTTTCGTGGTGGATCGCGAGGGCGTTGTTCGGCACGTGCAACTCGTCAAGGAAATCGCCAGCGAACCGGACTACGAGTCCGTGTTGAAGGCCGTCAAGGCTTGCCTGTAG